The region ACTTTTACATATTCACTATGTCCACCATTAGTATTCATACCTAAATCATAACCTGTAACCAAAACTTTATCACCTACTTTAAATAAATCACTTTTTGATTCTTCAATTACTCCTGCTACATCAATTCCTGTAATATGAGGAAATACTCTTGTAACTCCTGGATTTCCAACAGAGCTTAGTGCATCTTTATAGTTTAATGAAGAGTAAGTTGCTTTTATTAATACTTCATTCTCTTCAATAACTGGAATTTCAATATCTTGTAAACCGGCTGTAAACTCTTTGTCTCCACTCTTTTCTACAATAAATGCTTTCATATTTATCCTTTTATTTTTTTATAGTATAACTTTAGCTAAAATATATCAAAAGAACAAGAACTTACTAAAAAGAAAGGTACTATCTAAAAAGATACTATAGGAAAGATTATGACTAAGAAAATAGATATAGATAAAATTGAAGATTATGACAAATGTCCCGTAGAAACAGCAATAGATGTATTAGCTGGGAAGTGGAAAATATTAATTTTATGGTATTTAAGAAGAGATATAAAAAGATTTAGTGAATTAAAAAAACTGTTACCGCGAACTACACAAAAGATGTTAATTCAGAAATTAAGAGAGTTAGAAGAGGATGGTTTAGTTCATAGAGAAGTTTACCCTGTAGTCCCACCAAAAGTTGAATACTCTTTGACTGAATATGGAAAAACCTTAAAACCTATTATAAAACAGTTGTATTTATGGGGAGAAGTTCATAAGGAAAAGTTTAATAAATAAACTTCTTCTTTAATAGAAAATAGATTATGGCACTAATTCCTGCACTTGATAAT is a window of Halarcobacter sp. DNA encoding:
- a CDS encoding helix-turn-helix domain-containing protein — encoded protein: MTKKIDIDKIEDYDKCPVETAIDVLAGKWKILILWYLRRDIKRFSELKKLLPRTTQKMLIQKLRELEEDGLVHREVYPVVPPKVEYSLTEYGKTLKPIIKQLYLWGEVHKEKFNK